The Arachidicoccus terrestris genome includes the window TCGGCGTACTTTCAACTCTGGAAACTTTCTTTTGTGTCCATCCTGCACCCAGGGCTGCGGCCACTTCTTTTTGCGCAATACCCAGTAACAGGCGAATGCGTTTTATATTTTGTCCTTGATGCACGGGAACCTTTTTTGGCATTGTTTTTCTAGTAGTATTCATAACATATTGAATTTAACAGGTATATAGTTGTACCAGTACCCTGAATATTGGATATCCGGCATCAGTCGTCCACCTTGGTTTAAACTTAATTTCTCTTTAGTATTAGTAAAAGCAGTGTTCCGGCAAATCGAAGAAGCGGGCAAAAGCGGGCTTCCCTTGTGGAAACAAAGATAAGTAATTCACCCAATAATTTTACAAAAAATATGTATTAATTTTAGCAAATGGCATAAAATACGCAGCTTACAACTTGTCTTTCAGTGTTTCTCTGTTTTTAGCCACCCATTTACCAACCAGTGGCGGCTCATACTGATGCATTTTGTCGAGCAGTCTCTCAATGTCTGCATCTACCAAAAGCATATCTCTGTTGATGGGCTTCAAAAAGCCCTTATTGACCATATTATCAGCCAACAAAAGCAACTGATCGTAAAAACCATCGGTGTTCAGCAGCCCAACCGGTTTTTTATGTAAGCCTAACTGGCCCCAGGTCAGCATTTCAAAGAGTTCTTCCAGCGTGCCAAATCCACCGGCCAGCGCGATAATACCGTCGGACAGCTCATCCATTTTGGCTTTTCTCTGGTGCATCGTTTCGACTAAAATCAATTCCGTCAAACGCTCATGCGCGATCTCCACTGATTGCAGAAACCTCGGGATGACACCAATGACCTTCCCTTTATTTTGAAGGGCGCCATCAGCCACTGCTCCCATCAGTCCGACTTTGGCCCCGCCATAGACCAGCCCCACTCCTTTTTGAGCCAGGGTTTGACCCAGCTTAAAGGCTTCGTTCTGATAAATACAGTCGGTTCCCGCACTGGAACCACAAAAAACGGTGATATTTCTGAGACGCATATAAAAATGTTTTTGGGGTGTTTTAAAGTTGATCCAGTGTTCTAGCTATCACTTTTTCAATACGACGGATGTCGGCACGGGAAGTCTGCCAGTTAACAAAAGAAGCCCGGATCGCTTTTTTACCTTTGTATACAGTCGGACTCATAAAGACATCGCCTTCGCTATTGAGTTTGTATAAAAAACGATCAACAGCAAGCGGGGCCCCGTCCTTTAATGTAAAGCAAATATTGTTAAGCCGGGTAGGCGCCACTAAACGTAACATTGGCTGTGTTTCAATCCAGTCGGAGAGTTCCCTGGCTCTTTCCACACTATTCTCAACAATTTGCCGGTAGCCTTCCTTGCCATAACTCATAAGGCTGAACCAGGCCGGCAGCGCCCGAAATCGTCTGGAATTCTCAGGCAAAAAGTTCAGATAATTCATTTTATCCAACAGCGTGTCATTATCAATTTCCCCTAAATAAGGAGCGTTTGAGTTTCTAAAAGTATTGTAGGCAGACAGGTGGTGTTTTTTGCGGATAAAAAATATACCACTGTCATAGGGAACGTTCAGCCATTTATGTCCATCGACAGTAATGGAGTCAGCTTCCTCCCACCCTGCCACCAAATGTTGATAGGCGGAGCTGCAAGCAGCAAAACCGCCAAATGCACCATCCACGTGCCACCAGAAATTAAATTTTTTCTTTAATGCACCGATGGCTTTAAAATCATCAAAATCCACCGTATTAACTGTACCGGCGCTTGATATCAATATAAAGGGTGCTCCTTTTAAAGAAATTATTTTCTGGCTCAGATCCCTCATGTCCATTATCTCCCGATCATTTTCTGACATTTTGACCATGGTCAGATTCGCACTGCCGATCCCTAACATGGAAAGACATTTGATGCTGGATGAGTGTGCAGTAGCGGAAAGCACCGGTATGTTTTCTTTGAGGCCATCCAGCGCTATATTCAGACCTTTTTGTGCTCCCCACCATTGCCGGGCCGTGCCCAGGCAGGTAAAATTGGACATGGTTGCCCCTGTCACAAAGCCCCCCATAAAATCCTCGGGCAGATGCAGTAGTTCTTTTAATAAATCAACGGTTGCCATCTCCAGACGGGCAGAAACATCTCCCTGCCCGGATACCGCCTGCGTATTTTGATCCCAGACACTGGTCAACCAGTCTCCTGCCAAGGCAGCGGGAGTCACGCCACCGGTCACAAAACCTACATAACGCGGCCCGCTGGAGCCTACCAGATGCGGTGTCCAGGTTTCTTTGAAAAGCTTCAATACATTCTCAGTTCCCAGGCCCTTTTGAGAAAGCCCGGTTTTTTGTGGCAGGGGCAAAGCAGGATCCACACAGACCGGTTGCTTGTCCATTTGTAATAGATACGACAAAGCTGCTTGCTTTACCTGTTCTAAAAGTCCATTCCACTGCTGCTTATCAAAGTTGAGTGCATTATTATGATTATAGTCATCTCTTTCTTCTTCGATATTAATTGCTCCCATGATGATTGATTTGTCCACCAAAGATAGGTAACACCTGGAATATCCGGCTAACGGTCGTTTCCAGACCGACAGTACATCTGTCTGGCATTCCCGGCCTGGTTTCAAGAAGAGCTTTACAAGGTCCCGATCACCTGCATCACGTTATTTTGCCCCCAGTGCTCAATATATTTACCCTCCCGGAGCCGGACAAAATCCATGACTTTGAATTCAACGACCTTGCCTGTAGGAGCATGTCCCATTATCTCTCCGGTATGCCTGGCATAGATTGTTTTGCGACTGGCCACAACGTCTCCCTCTTCTACCTGTTCATGTATTTCCACCCTGAAATCAGAGAACCCCGTATGCAGGAGCGTTATAAACCGCATCAGTCCCTGCCGATCCTTAGCCACCGTGCCGGCAGCCGTATGGTTGATAAAATCATCAGCCACCAACTTCTCTAATGCTTCCGTATTACAATCTTCCATCAACTCTTTATTGAACCTCAGCACCACTGCCTTATTTACACTCAATTCTTGAACTGCTTTCATTAAAATTGTTTTGATCTTATAATTTAAATAACGGAGCAAATTTAGACACTCCCCTTTTTAGCTGCTTTGCCAGGCAGCTCTTTTTGTTTTGTTATTCGGTTCACAAGACATGAGAAGACGGCTACTAATAACAAAGGGTAGACAATATCTGCTTGCCTACCCTTTTGTTAATTATCATCGTACCTTCTCTTTTGCTACTCAGTTATGCGGCTCAAAGTCCAGTGAGACAGAGTTCATACAATACCTTTTGTGCGTTGGAGCAGGACCGTCATCAAAAATATGCCCTAAATGAGAGTGGCATCTGCCACATTCAACTTCTATCCGATGCATACCATGAGAATAATCTTCTTTATAGACAACGGCATCCTTTCTGGCTGTTTCAAAAAAGCTGGGCCATCCGCAGGAGCTGGCAAATTTTGCATCGGAATCAAAAAGTTTATTACCACAAACGGCACAGTAATAGGTGCCGATCTGGTCACTATTCCAATACTTCCCTTTAAAAGGCGCCTCCGTCCCCTGTTCCCTGGCCACATTATATAAGTCCGGTGGCAGTATCTTTTTCCACTCTTCATTACTGACATGCAACACCTCCGTATCCGTTCTGGAATAATAAGGATTGTTTTCATGCCCGGTTGTTTTGCCCGACTGTGTTACTGAATTTTCCATATGTTGATTTTTAGTTCCCTGTCCGGCGCAACTCGCCATTGAGAAAAGCAGTGCACAGTACAGCAGGGATATTTTCTGAATGTTAATTAAGCATTGCATACAATTCATTTCACTCCACAATTTACAACAAAGAGTGGTACCTGACTGGCAACAAAACCCTAAATTGGCCACAGCGACTGATCCGACCTGGTGTTTTTGGGTTTTCTTTTAGAGAACCAGGTTCATCACTTCACCCGGAAGTCCGTCTATTTCACCAACAAACTCAGAAACAAAGCCTTCGCCCACAAGGATTTTTCTGGAAGCCTTGTTCAGGGGGTCTAAAATAGCTTTTACCCGCAGCAGCTGAGGCTTGGTCCGGGCAAAATCGATCAACTGCCGGGTTGCCGCAGAAGCGATGCCCTTCCCCCAGTAAGTTTCCAGTAACATGAAGCCGATCTCTACTTCCCTATCGTCAGGATTATGTAGTACCAGTTTGGCCAGACCTATAAATGCATTATTATCCTCGTTGATAATTTTAAAATTCCCAAAGCCCGGTGCAATTTGATTTTGCTGCAGCACCCGGTCAAAATGCGCCCGGCTTTCAGTTTCATCCAGGGCCTGACCGGTGATCATCTCCATTATCCGTGGATCAGTTGTCAGGGACTGGTAGTCTGTGTAGTCACTTTCTCTAAAAGGCACTAATGTAAATGGAATAGATGCTGCCATATAACTGCGTTTTAATTTCAAAGAAAAATTCAACCCAAACCAAGCTAAAAATAAGCCTTATTTTGAATAAAAAAAAGAAAGGTTGACATGTCCTCCCTCTCTTTAGCGCGATGCAAATAGTCCCCAAAAAAAAGGTCTGCCGGGGCAGACCTTTTTAAATGCTCAATAATAACATCTATTCATTTTCATCTTTTCCGTCTACAGCATCTTTAACGGCTTTAGCACCGTCAGAGGCCGCCTCACCGACAGTCTGGGCACCTTTTTTAACGCCTTCCCCTACATCGCTGGCAACTTTCTTAGTGCCGTCCCAGGCTTTTTTCAGACCGGACCTGGTGTCATTTCCGGCTTCCTCAGCTTCCGCCTTCGCCTGTTCTCCTGTTTGCTGTGCGGCCTCGCCCATCTCCTTGGCCTTTTGACTTGCTGCGTCCGCTGCAGCTCCTACGGCAGCAGCAGCGGTATCCAGCCCCGCATCAACACGCGCCTGCGCCGAATCAATCTGCTGGCTGATACTGGCAGAATCCATGTTTTGCCTGTCAGTCTGCTGATGATCACCACATGCAGTGAACATAAGTGAACTGGCACATGCGGCCAAAAATAATCCGTTGATCTTTTTCATCTTCTTGCTTTTAATAATTGTTTTCGGGTTTATTTATCTTCCACATCATCATCTGGGGGTTACGCCCCGAATCGACCGTTCAGATATTTGATAAATACAAAGTCTGTACCAATGCTCCTATGCATCAATGTATTACTTAAATTTTGGCCTTTCAAAAAAGGGAATTCCCCCACCGGGGGTGATTCATTGCCGGTGCACATACAATATCCCTTATCTGCGTTCAAACAGTTGATTGAAATCACCATGTGTTTTAACAGGGCTAAACAGAGGTTGCTTTTCGGCCGGCAGAAATGAACTGGCCATATCCTGCATGGCACCATAAGCTGCTCTAAATAAACCTGAACCCAGGCTTACCCGTTTTACACCAACCGCTTCCAATTCCTTCAGGCCGTACGCAGACTGGTCCAGGCTCAATAAGACATTGACAGGTTTGGGCTGAACGGCCTTTACTACCGCTGTGATATCCTCCAGGGCGCTCAGACCCGGAGCGAATAATACATCTGCGCCTGCTTCCGCAAAAGCAATCAGTCTTTCTATCGTATCCTTTAAGTCCTGCCTGCCACTTAGGAAGTTCTCTGCCCTGGCAGTCAATATAAAGGGGCGGTTCAGCGCCTTTACGGCATTCACCGCGGCCTTAACGCGTTCTACAGCATACTTAAATGCATAGATCGGATCCTCTGCTTTTCCGGTAGCATCTTCTATAGACGCACCGGACAAACCTGCAGAAGCAGCGAGTTTAATCGTAATGGCGCAGTCCTCCGGATGATCACCAAACCCATTCATCAAATCAGCTGAAACCGGCAGTGAGGTACTATCCAGTATCTGCCCGGCATTTTTAAATGCGTCCTCTCTGGAAACCTCGCCCGGCTGGTCTGGTTTAGCCAGACCGAAAGCCATACCTGCACTCGTCGTAGCGATGGCCTCGAAGCCCATATGCTCCATCAGTCGGGCCGATCCTGCGTCCCAGGCATTGGCCGAAACAAAAAGACCTGGCCGGTAATGTAATTCTTTAAATCTGGCAGCTCTTTGAAGGTGATTCATAGTCGTTATTTTATTGATGTATAAAGAAAAGTCATCTTTATTAATTTTACTAACTTTCTGTCAGCCTGATGCTTTGTAAAAGTAGTACATTTACTGACTTAAGTCTTTTTTCATGCACGCATCTTCCTACCATCTACGCCGGCTGGCAACTGTAAGCTTCTGTATACTGCTCATTACACAGCCAGTCCTGGCACAAACATTAATGACGCCCAATTACGATCTCATCCCAAAGCCTGTCAGCCTAAAAAAGTCCCAGGGAAACTTTGAGATTGATTCAACCATTAGAATAGACGCACCTGAGGATTGGACACCCACCGTTGCCTTACTAAAGGAGAAATGGCATTTACCCGTAAAGAAAAGCCCCAAAACCCCCACTACCGCTCAAGACAGAAAGCAAATAACTTTACATAAAGTTTCAGATGCATTATTATTCACAAATATAATAAAATCAGACAGTTACATTAATAAAAATACATTAAAAAATCACATCAAAGAAGCTTATCTCCTACAGGTGGATTCAAACACAATTTCGATCACAGCTTCAGGTAAAGAAGGTGGCATTCACGGGTTATTTACCTTGCTTCAATTAGAGCAGTTGCAATGGAATAGAGGTAAAATTCCTGCCGTCAGCATCGCTGATTTTCCCCGTTTTACCTACAGAGGATTAATGCTGGATGTATCCCGCAATTTCTTTCCACCGGCCTATATCAAAAAACTGATTGATGTGATGGCGCTCTATAAATTCAATAACTTTCATTGGCATTTAACTGATGGCGCCGGATGGCGCCTGGAAATCAAAAAATACCCCCTGCTAACGTCCAAGGCCGCCTTCAGACCGCAAGGCCCGCAGACGGCCTGGAGTAAGGCGGGGAGAAAATATGCTGCCGAAGGGGCCCCAGGTAGTTATGGCGGTTATTATTCCCAGGCTGAAGCCAGAGATATCGTGCGCTATGCCGCGATCCGCGGCATAAATATTATTCCGGAGATAGAGTTTCCCGGACATGCGGAAGAGGTACTGGCCGCCTACCCATTCCTTTCTGCAACGGGTAGCGCTGCCGGTGTCCATGAGCTAAACGTTTGTAGTGACTCGACCTATACTTTTATGGAAAATGTCTTAACGGAAGTGATGGATATTTTCCCTTCCAGCTTTATACATATTGGTGGCGACGAGGCTTCCAAAAAATCCTGGAAGGAATGCGAAGCCTGTAAGGTTTTGATGAAGGAAAATAATATTACAAGCCTGGAAGGTCTTCAAAGTTATGGAATTAGGCGACTCGAAAAATTTCTCTCGTCCCTCCACAGGCAACTGTTGGGATGGGACGAGATCACAGAGGGTGGCCTGGCGCCCGGAGCCGCTGTGATGGTTTGGCGCAACCCCCATACGGGAATTGAAGTGGCCCGCAAAGGACATTATGCAATCATGTCGCCCGGCAAATATCTGTATCTGGATCACTACCAGTCCGATCCGCGAACAGAGCCAGAAACGATCGGTGGCTATATCCCCCTGTCAAAAGTATATCATTTTAATCCTTTGCCAGCAGATAGTTTAAATAAGAAACAAACTCCCTATTTACTTGGTGTTCAGGCAAACTTATTTACCGAATGGGTACCCAGCCAGGAGCATGCGGATTACATGCTCTTTCCCAGGGCACTGGCGCTGGCAGAAGTCGGCTGGACCTCGTACGAGCGGCAGGATTTCAGTGATTTCCAAAGGCGGATGCAGCAGCAATATTTATTATTACAAAGGGCATCGGTTAATTACTGTAGACCCCGCCCCGTCGTATTGCATGAAGAAAAAGTCGACCAAACGAATGACCAGATAAGAATCACGCTCTCCAGCGAGCTGTACAATCCCTCAATTTATTATTCAACTAATGGCTCTAACCCATTGGCCAATGGTAAATTATATCAAGACCCATTTTATGTAAAAGGGCATACCCTGGTCAAAGCGGTTGTCAAAAATCCAGACTATGATTCTATTCGTATCGATAGTTTCACGGTAGATTATCACCATGCAATTGGCAAAAAAGTGACCTATAACTTGCCTTACTCCAATAGATATAAAGCAGCTGGAGCCGCTACTTTAACGGATGGCATAACAGGCACCTTGACCTATAGTGATGATCGCTGGCAAGGATTTCTTGGCAAACAAATGGACGTAACAATCGATATGGGCATGGCTACGGACCTGAAAAGCCTGGATATTCGATATATGCAGCTCATTGGACCTGGGGTATATATGCCTCGTTATGTGGAAGTTAAGCTGTCTGATGACAATAAAAATTTCATTTCAGAGGGTACTGTTAAGACAACTACAGCCGTGACTGAAAAAAGATTAGGTTTTGAAAATTACCATTTTGACCTGTCTGGGAGAAAAGCCAGATATATCCGGGTGATCGCTCCAAATTATAAAGGATTTCTGTTCACTGACGAAATAAAGATCTACTAATGGCACTAAACATGCTTTATGAAATGGAAAGTTGTAGCTTAAAATATTTTTGATAGATGGCAAGAGCAGAACATAAAAGGAGTGGCAGCAAATTATCAGCGACAGCAAAACTGATGATCAGTTCGGTCCTGGCCGTAGCCTTTTTCTTTTTTATTCCGGTTCCCCCTGCCTCGCACGTCGTACTTAGTTGGGATACTTTTTGCCTGAGCCAGCTGGTCTTGCTCTGGTGGTCGATGCTGAAAGTTTCTTCGACTGGCATCCGCAGTGAGGCACAACGCCAGGACGGCAGCAGGGTCTATATCTTTATCGTATCACTGCTGGCGGCATTATTTTCCTTGTTTTCCGTTATTCAGATGATCTTGTCCGCCGGATCAGATCAATTATATAAGGCGCTGAACCTTTCAGGTGGAATAGCCTGTATGGTTCTGTCCTGGATACTCGTACATACTTTATTTGCTATCCGGTATGCACATCTGTATTATGCCAAGGATCTTGAGAAAAAGGATAAACATGCTGGAGGATTGGATTTTCCGAGCCATCCGGAAGAGGATACGCCCAATTGGCCGGATTTTATGGATTTTGCCTATGTTTCCTTCACCATTGGTATGACTTTCCAGGTCTCAGATGTTGACATAACGGATAAACATATCAGAAAGATAGCCCTGATCCACGGGTTATTTTCCTTTGCCTTTAATGCGGCTATAATAGCTTTGAGTGTCAACATCATTTCAGGGCTGATTGAGCAATAAGACACATACCCCAGGAAATTCTTAAATTTGGACAATTTTCTGACGGATAATAATCGACGACCTGCCGGCTACTCTGTCTTTTTGTGCAGGGTGATCATTTCTTTCCCAGCCAGCAGAAAAGCCCCTACAGCATAGAGTTCTGTATCATCATAATTGACATATCCCGGTGCTGCGCCAATAGGCTGCGCGAATCCCAGCATACCGTTAGGATGCAGGCATCCGACCAGTGCCTCCCAGGCCCTGTCAACTGTTGAGGTATATACACTCGCATCCAGTACACCGTGGTTGATGCCCCATGCCATGGCATAGCAATAAAAGGCGGTTCCACTCGTCTCTTTTCCCGGATAGCTGGCAGGGTCCAGTAAACTGGCATGCCAGGTACCATCCGCCTGCTGCAACCCGGAAATTCTGCTGGCCATATCTCTGAACTGCGCCACCCAGTATCTCCTGTCCCAATAATCTTCAGGCATATATTCCAGGACCCTGGCCAGGCCGGCCATCACCCAGGCATTACCTCTGGACCAGAATACCTTTTGTCCATTCTTCTCCTTCTTAGTAAAGTAACGGCTGTCTCTGTAAAAGAGTCGCTCATTTTTATCATACAGGTAATCAGATGTACGCCACCATAATTTATCTACAAGATTCATATAATTGCGGTCATTGGCAACTTTTGCCAACATGGCTAAAGGCGGTGGTCCCATAAAAAGCGCGTCACACCAAGCCCATTCCCTGAGGCCTATATTATTTTTCCATTCAAGGGACTCTGTATGGGGTCTGTTTTTTAGCGTGTCTGCCAATGCTTTTAAATCCGCAATTCTGACAGGATCCTTGTGTAATTCGTAGAGTCTGCAATATAGCTGGCCGATACAATAATTATCCGCATGATAACGGTCCGGCCCGGATTTAAGTTTCCACTGAAGACTATCAGCGATGTTTGTCAAGAATGCCAGTGTCGCAGAATCGCTTGACACCTCCTGCCAGGCTAATAATCCCGTGTATAGCGCCGCACTGGTCCAGTTCTGGATAGGATGACGCCATCCCCGGTGCCTGATTGAGTCCATCTGCCAGTTAGCGGCACGCTGCATGTCTGCATATATACTTTTTGAGCTAATGCTGTTTTTGGCGGCTCCGTATTGATAAAGAGCGGCCGGCTTGCACCCGATCAGGACGAGTGATAGCAAAATGCCCAAAGAAGTGGCTGTAGTTAAAAATCTGCTTTTCATAAATGGATTGACTTCGTTAATTTGAACAGATTAACCATTTTGTACTTCCTGCAAATCAATAGCACATCCGAAACAAAAACCAGTTTACACAAAAGACATTTCATATTAAATGATCTGCAATGCCATTAACACAGGAATGCTGCAAAAATAAACAAAGTATTTTGGGTACGCAAAAGCAAATTACTGATTTCCCGGCTAAAAGAAGGGGAATTGCCTTTTTGACAACTCCCCTTGCTCCCGAATAACCGGTATTTGAAGGATTATCGACCAGACAGAGCAGCTTTGCCCGTTTGATCAATCATGTACGGCCATTCAATACCATTTATACTGGCATTGATCTGCTGGATTTTACCAATTAGTGCCGGAAACGTCAGCCGTTGATCAAACAGCACTTCTTTTCTGAGCCTTCTATAGTCATCCATTAACAGACCTAAAAGGTTGCATGGTGGAATAAAGCAAAGCTTGTTATAGGTGCTGGAACGGTAGACCGTTGACTTTCTCCCAAACCAGTTCTGACGATGTCGTCGCAATGCCCTGTATAAAGATTCATCAATAACAGCCTTTTGCGATTGTAATTGTTCATACAGTCTGACAATATCATATAAATGCCTGGAGGAACCCGGTAAAAGTCTGGCTGGAAGATCCCGAACCTGATAGAGCTCATGAAGTAGCAGCATCTTTTCGGTCAGTACCTGCATCGGGGAGACTGCCCGGACCATAAACCCCAAATCTGGTGATTGATCGGC containing:
- a CDS encoding LOG family protein; the encoded protein is MRLRNITVFCGSSAGTDCIYQNEAFKLGQTLAQKGVGLVYGGAKVGLMGAVADGALQNKGKVIGVIPRFLQSVEIAHERLTELILVETMHQRKAKMDELSDGIIALAGGFGTLEELFEMLTWGQLGLHKKPVGLLNTDGFYDQLLLLADNMVNKGFLKPINRDMLLVDADIERLLDKMHQYEPPLVGKWVAKNRETLKDKL
- a CDS encoding pyridoxal phosphate-dependent decarboxylase family protein — translated: MGAINIEEERDDYNHNNALNFDKQQWNGLLEQVKQAALSYLLQMDKQPVCVDPALPLPQKTGLSQKGLGTENVLKLFKETWTPHLVGSSGPRYVGFVTGGVTPAALAGDWLTSVWDQNTQAVSGQGDVSARLEMATVDLLKELLHLPEDFMGGFVTGATMSNFTCLGTARQWWGAQKGLNIALDGLKENIPVLSATAHSSSIKCLSMLGIGSANLTMVKMSENDREIMDMRDLSQKIISLKGAPFILISSAGTVNTVDFDDFKAIGALKKKFNFWWHVDGAFGGFAACSSAYQHLVAGWEEADSITVDGHKWLNVPYDSGIFFIRKKHHLSAYNTFRNSNAPYLGEIDNDTLLDKMNYLNFLPENSRRFRALPAWFSLMSYGKEGYRQIVENSVERARELSDWIETQPMLRLVAPTRLNNICFTLKDGAPLAVDRFLYKLNSEGDVFMSPTVYKGKKAIRASFVNWQTSRADIRRIEKVIARTLDQL
- a CDS encoding ester cyclase; this encodes MKAVQELSVNKAVVLRFNKELMEDCNTEALEKLVADDFINHTAAGTVAKDRQGLMRFITLLHTGFSDFRVEIHEQVEEGDVVASRKTIYARHTGEIMGHAPTGKVVEFKVMDFVRLREGKYIEHWGQNNVMQVIGTL
- the msrB gene encoding peptide-methionine (R)-S-oxide reductase MsrB — protein: MENSVTQSGKTTGHENNPYYSRTDTEVLHVSNEEWKKILPPDLYNVAREQGTEAPFKGKYWNSDQIGTYYCAVCGNKLFDSDAKFASSCGWPSFFETARKDAVVYKEDYSHGMHRIEVECGRCHSHLGHIFDDGPAPTHKRYCMNSVSLDFEPHN
- a CDS encoding GNAT family N-acetyltransferase, translating into MAASIPFTLVPFRESDYTDYQSLTTDPRIMEMITGQALDETESRAHFDRVLQQNQIAPGFGNFKIINEDNNAFIGLAKLVLHNPDDREVEIGFMLLETYWGKGIASAATRQLIDFARTKPQLLRVKAILDPLNKASRKILVGEGFVSEFVGEIDGLPGEVMNLVL
- a CDS encoding isocitrate lyase/PEP mutase family protein — translated: MNHLQRAARFKELHYRPGLFVSANAWDAGSARLMEHMGFEAIATTSAGMAFGLAKPDQPGEVSREDAFKNAGQILDSTSLPVSADLMNGFGDHPEDCAITIKLAASAGLSGASIEDATGKAEDPIYAFKYAVERVKAAVNAVKALNRPFILTARAENFLSGRQDLKDTIERLIAFAEAGADVLFAPGLSALEDITAVVKAVQPKPVNVLLSLDQSAYGLKELEAVGVKRVSLGSGLFRAAYGAMQDMASSFLPAEKQPLFSPVKTHGDFNQLFERR
- a CDS encoding beta-N-acetylhexosaminidase: MHASSYHLRRLATVSFCILLITQPVLAQTLMTPNYDLIPKPVSLKKSQGNFEIDSTIRIDAPEDWTPTVALLKEKWHLPVKKSPKTPTTAQDRKQITLHKVSDALLFTNIIKSDSYINKNTLKNHIKEAYLLQVDSNTISITASGKEGGIHGLFTLLQLEQLQWNRGKIPAVSIADFPRFTYRGLMLDVSRNFFPPAYIKKLIDVMALYKFNNFHWHLTDGAGWRLEIKKYPLLTSKAAFRPQGPQTAWSKAGRKYAAEGAPGSYGGYYSQAEARDIVRYAAIRGINIIPEIEFPGHAEEVLAAYPFLSATGSAAGVHELNVCSDSTYTFMENVLTEVMDIFPSSFIHIGGDEASKKSWKECEACKVLMKENNITSLEGLQSYGIRRLEKFLSSLHRQLLGWDEITEGGLAPGAAVMVWRNPHTGIEVARKGHYAIMSPGKYLYLDHYQSDPRTEPETIGGYIPLSKVYHFNPLPADSLNKKQTPYLLGVQANLFTEWVPSQEHADYMLFPRALALAEVGWTSYERQDFSDFQRRMQQQYLLLQRASVNYCRPRPVVLHEEKVDQTNDQIRITLSSELYNPSIYYSTNGSNPLANGKLYQDPFYVKGHTLVKAVVKNPDYDSIRIDSFTVDYHHAIGKKVTYNLPYSNRYKAAGAATLTDGITGTLTYSDDRWQGFLGKQMDVTIDMGMATDLKSLDIRYMQLIGPGVYMPRYVEVKLSDDNKNFISEGTVKTTTAVTEKRLGFENYHFDLSGRKARYIRVIAPNYKGFLFTDEIKIY
- a CDS encoding DUF1345 domain-containing protein gives rise to the protein MARAEHKRSGSKLSATAKLMISSVLAVAFFFFIPVPPASHVVLSWDTFCLSQLVLLWWSMLKVSSTGIRSEAQRQDGSRVYIFIVSLLAALFSLFSVIQMILSAGSDQLYKALNLSGGIACMVLSWILVHTLFAIRYAHLYYAKDLEKKDKHAGGLDFPSHPEEDTPNWPDFMDFAYVSFTIGMTFQVSDVDITDKHIRKIALIHGLFSFAFNAAIIALSVNIISGLIEQ
- a CDS encoding glycoside hydrolase family 88/105 protein; translated protein: MKSRFLTTATSLGILLSLVLIGCKPAALYQYGAAKNSISSKSIYADMQRAANWQMDSIRHRGWRHPIQNWTSAALYTGLLAWQEVSSDSATLAFLTNIADSLQWKLKSGPDRYHADNYCIGQLYCRLYELHKDPVRIADLKALADTLKNRPHTESLEWKNNIGLREWAWCDALFMGPPPLAMLAKVANDRNYMNLVDKLWWRTSDYLYDKNERLFYRDSRYFTKKEKNGQKVFWSRGNAWVMAGLARVLEYMPEDYWDRRYWVAQFRDMASRISGLQQADGTWHASLLDPASYPGKETSGTAFYCYAMAWGINHGVLDASVYTSTVDRAWEALVGCLHPNGMLGFAQPIGAAPGYVNYDDTELYAVGAFLLAGKEMITLHKKTE
- a CDS encoding nucleotidyl transferase AbiEii/AbiGii toxin family protein encodes the protein MQQDLLTPNSSFLADQSPDLGFMVRAVSPMQVLTEKMLLLHELYQVRDLPARLLPGSSRHLYDIVRLYEQLQSQKAVIDESLYRALRRHRQNWFGRKSTVYRSSTYNKLCFIPPCNLLGLLMDDYRRLRKEVLFDQRLTFPALIGKIQQINASINGIEWPYMIDQTGKAALSGR